One Aerococcus urinaeequi DNA segment encodes these proteins:
- a CDS encoding peptide chain release factor 3, giving the protein MNLTQEVAKRRTFAIISHPDAGKTTITEQLLLYSGAIRQAGTVKGKKSGKFAKSDWMKIEQQRGISVTSSVMQVDYDGYQINLVDTPGHEDFSEDTYRTLMAVDAAVMVIDSGKGIEPQTKKLFQVCRMRGIPIFTFMNKLDRDGREPMDLVAELEEVLDIDAYAMNWPMGMGKQFLGLYDFYNNRVELTHPEENGGNDFLPLNEDGEVEGDFKFKESSIYTEALENAELMREAGNDFDAEAIAAGELTPVFFGSALTGFGVQTFLDAFVDFAPAPSAVDTVDEGEEVEPTDTELTGFIFKIQANMDPRHRDRIAFVRIVSGTFEEGMDVKVTRTDKKIKLNNTTRFMADSRENVEKAVAGDIIGLYDTGNFQIGDTIYTGKKAVSFPPLPQFTPELFMKVSPKNVMKQKSFHKGMQQLVQEGAIQLYRTWHSEEYIIGAVGQLQFEVFQYRLLNEYNSEVDMSPMGNKIARWISEEELDPKMSSSRNLLCKDIHGNPVFLFENNFAVNWFQGKYPDVHLETLL; this is encoded by the coding sequence ATGAACTTAACGCAAGAAGTAGCAAAACGCCGTACCTTTGCCATCATTTCCCACCCGGATGCTGGTAAAACGACGATTACAGAACAATTATTATTATACTCAGGTGCTATCCGTCAAGCGGGTACTGTTAAAGGGAAAAAATCAGGTAAATTCGCCAAGTCTGACTGGATGAAAATTGAGCAACAACGTGGGATTTCCGTTACATCTTCAGTGATGCAGGTAGACTACGATGGTTACCAAATCAACCTAGTGGATACCCCAGGACATGAGGACTTCTCTGAGGATACTTACCGTACATTGATGGCTGTAGATGCGGCCGTGATGGTAATTGACTCAGGTAAAGGGATCGAGCCTCAAACTAAGAAATTATTCCAAGTTTGTCGTATGCGTGGAATTCCAATTTTCACCTTTATGAACAAATTAGACCGTGATGGCCGTGAACCGATGGACTTAGTTGCTGAACTTGAAGAAGTGTTAGACATCGATGCCTATGCAATGAACTGGCCAATGGGTATGGGGAAACAATTCCTTGGTTTATATGATTTCTACAACAACCGTGTTGAATTAACCCATCCAGAAGAAAATGGTGGTAACGATTTCCTACCATTGAACGAAGACGGTGAAGTTGAAGGCGACTTTAAATTTAAAGAATCATCTATTTATACCGAAGCCTTGGAAAACGCAGAATTAATGCGTGAAGCTGGTAATGACTTTGACGCAGAAGCAATTGCTGCTGGTGAATTAACGCCAGTATTCTTCGGATCGGCTTTAACTGGTTTTGGTGTGCAAACTTTCCTAGATGCTTTTGTTGATTTTGCGCCAGCACCTTCAGCAGTGGATACTGTTGATGAAGGTGAAGAAGTTGAGCCAACAGATACTGAATTAACTGGCTTTATCTTTAAAATCCAAGCTAACATGGATCCGCGTCACCGTGACCGTATCGCCTTTGTACGTATTGTATCAGGTACGTTTGAAGAAGGTATGGATGTTAAAGTAACCCGTACAGACAAGAAAATTAAATTAAATAATACTACGCGATTTATGGCTGATTCTAGAGAAAACGTTGAAAAGGCTGTAGCCGGAGATATTATCGGTTTATATGATACTGGTAACTTCCAAATTGGTGATACTATTTATACAGGTAAAAAGGCCGTATCATTCCCACCACTACCACAATTTACACCAGAATTATTCATGAAAGTTTCACCTAAAAATGTGATGAAACAAAAATCATTCCACAAAGGTATGCAACAATTAGTACAAGAGGGTGCAATTCAACTTTATAGAACATGGCATTCTGAAGAATACATTATTGGTGCTGTTGGTCAATTACAATTTGAAGTTTTCCAATACCGTTTATTAAATGAATATAACTCTGAAGTAGATATGTCACCAATGGGTAATAAAATTGCGCGTTGGATTTCTGAGGAAGAATTAGATCCTAAGATGTCATCAAGTCGTAACTTACTATGTAAAGACATCCATGGAAACCCAGTATTCCTATTCGAGAATAATTTTGCCGTAAATTGGTTCCAAGGAAAGTATCCGGATGTACATTTGGAAACTTTACTGTAG
- the ndk gene encoding nucleoside-diphosphate kinase produces MPEQKTFIMLKPDVLKRGLMGAIISRIEDQDYFIERAQVMELDKQMVAHHYAHLLNEDFYPELESYMLSGPVFAMVVTGDNVIDGMRKIIGATDPRDAAPHTIRADFARNVTENAIHGSDTEENAAIEITRFFNSYE; encoded by the coding sequence ATGCCTGAACAAAAAACTTTTATTATGTTGAAACCAGATGTCTTAAAACGCGGCTTGATGGGTGCCATTATCTCGCGTATCGAAGATCAAGATTATTTTATTGAGCGCGCCCAGGTCATGGAATTAGATAAACAAATGGTGGCCCACCACTATGCCCACTTATTGAATGAGGATTTTTACCCTGAGCTTGAATCTTATATGCTTTCTGGCCCAGTCTTTGCTATGGTGGTTACCGGCGATAACGTCATTGATGGGATGCGGAAAATCATAGGTGCAACCGACCCACGCGATGCAGCGCCTCATACCATTCGCGCTGATTTCGCCAGAAATGTGACTGAAAATGCCATTCACGGTTCAGACACAGAAGAAAATGCAGCCATTGAAATTACCCGTTTCTTCAATTCTTACGAATAG
- a CDS encoding LysR family transcriptional regulator, translating to MLDNRLQTFLTLCEQGSFTKTAEILNMTQPAVSQHIQYLEHYYQIILIAEKGKNFSLTEEGKALQQYIKLLKANAERILPLLHRVKDKVYPLHFGATLTIGEYTMPPILHQIFEEKPATNISMFVENTHILQEMLWDGKIDFALLEGHFNQQEFEHKLISNEEFIAICSPENILAKKAILLEDLLDQQLILREPGSGTRDILEQALYNQNLHIDDFIGRTQITNMNVIKALCHQNMGITFMYREAVKEELATGYLVEIPLVNFNIQHPFNFVYLKDAPDKQQIESWFETIMRLR from the coding sequence ATGCTAGATAATCGTTTACAAACTTTTTTAACCCTTTGTGAGCAAGGGAGTTTTACTAAAACGGCTGAAATCTTAAACATGACTCAACCTGCTGTTTCTCAGCATATACAATATTTAGAACACTACTATCAAATCATTTTAATAGCTGAAAAAGGCAAAAACTTCTCGCTTACTGAAGAAGGTAAAGCTCTTCAACAATATATCAAGTTATTAAAAGCAAATGCTGAACGTATATTGCCACTGCTCCACCGTGTAAAAGATAAGGTTTATCCTCTACACTTTGGTGCAACCCTAACCATTGGTGAATATACTATGCCGCCCATTCTACATCAGATATTTGAAGAAAAACCTGCTACAAATATTTCAATGTTTGTTGAAAACACCCATATTCTACAAGAGATGCTTTGGGACGGTAAGATTGACTTCGCTCTATTAGAGGGCCATTTCAACCAGCAGGAATTTGAACATAAGTTGATTTCAAATGAAGAGTTTATCGCTATCTGTTCGCCTGAAAATATCCTAGCAAAAAAAGCCATTCTTTTAGAAGATTTGCTTGATCAGCAACTTATTTTACGGGAGCCAGGGAGTGGTACACGTGATATTTTAGAACAAGCTTTATATAACCAGAATCTTCATATTGACGACTTTATTGGTAGAACTCAAATCACAAATATGAATGTCATTAAAGCTTTATGCCATCAAAATATGGGTATCACCTTTATGTACCGTGAAGCTGTGAAAGAAGAATTAGCAACTGGTTATCTTGTTGAAATTCCATTAGTAAACTTTAATATTCAACATCCCTTTAATTTCGTTTACTTAAAGGATGCACCTGACAAACAGCAAATCGAATCTTGGTTTGAAACAATTATGCGTCTAAGATAG
- a CDS encoding GNAT family N-acetyltransferase: protein MKTVWTNDINSEPYRDALKVRKEVFVDEQGIDIDEEIDKYEADCLHMVGYNSDNEPVYTARLLALTPNAAKLQRVAIAQKYRGQGLGRELMAVVEAKASEEHFSQIILGAQEHVTGFYEALGYENMDTPKYMDAGIMHVDMEKSIGHVNE from the coding sequence ATGAAGACCGTTTGGACCAATGATATCAATTCAGAGCCCTATAGGGACGCTTTAAAAGTTAGAAAAGAAGTCTTCGTAGACGAACAAGGTATCGATATTGACGAAGAAATCGATAAATACGAAGCAGATTGCTTACATATGGTTGGCTACAATAGCGATAATGAACCCGTTTATACAGCGCGGTTACTCGCCTTAACACCGAATGCAGCCAAATTACAACGTGTAGCAATTGCTCAAAAATATCGTGGCCAAGGATTAGGCCGTGAGTTGATGGCCGTTGTTGAAGCGAAGGCCTCAGAGGAACATTTCTCACAAATCATTTTAGGTGCCCAAGAGCATGTAACAGGTTTCTACGAAGCGCTTGGCTATGAAAACATGGATACACCGAAATATATGGACGCAGGCATCATGCATGTCGATATGGAAAAAAGTATCGGTCACGTCAACGAATGA
- the ptsP gene encoding phosphoenolpyruvate--protein phosphotransferase: protein MTKLTGIVASDGIAIAKAFLVEEPDLSFEISKSNDSQQEKERLAKAIADSKVEIEKIKAVAAKSLSEEEAQVFDAHLMVLEDPELQQAYTQKIDDETLNAESAVRQTADFYIEIFKGMEDNPYMQERAADIKDVTDRLVAHLLGVKIPDLSTIDEEVVVVAYDLTPSDTAQLNRQFVKGFATDIGGRTSHSAIMSRSLEIAAVVGTGNVSKEINDGDTVIVDGLNGDVIVNPDDATIAEYEKIAADFLARKAEWEKLKDAETLTKDGKKFEIAANIGTPKDLEGVHSNGAEAIGLYRTEFLYMDSDEMPTEDEQFESYKVVLEGMNGHPVVVRTMDIGGDKHLPYLQLPEEMNPFLGYRAIRIGLNQPELLRVQLRALLRASVYGSLRIMFPMISNLPEFRAAKAIYEEEKAKLESEGVEVADDIQVGIMIEIPAAAVIADQFAKEVDFFSIGTNDLIQYTMAADRMNEHVSYLYQPFNPSVLRLIKNVIDASHKEGKWTGMCGEVAGEPMAAPLLVGMGLDEFSMSASSVLKIRSLISKLDSNEMAELANKVVTEATSSDEAEALIKAAVPELADL from the coding sequence ATGACAAAATTAACAGGAATCGTGGCTAGCGATGGCATTGCCATCGCTAAAGCGTTCTTAGTTGAAGAACCTGATTTAAGTTTTGAAATTTCAAAATCTAATGATTCACAACAAGAAAAAGAACGCTTAGCAAAAGCTATAGCCGACTCAAAAGTAGAAATCGAAAAAATTAAAGCGGTTGCAGCTAAATCCTTGTCAGAAGAGGAAGCGCAAGTCTTTGACGCGCATTTAATGGTCCTTGAAGATCCGGAATTGCAGCAAGCTTACACCCAAAAAATTGATGATGAAACATTGAATGCAGAATCTGCTGTTCGTCAAACAGCTGACTTCTACATCGAAATCTTCAAAGGTATGGAAGACAACCCTTATATGCAAGAACGTGCAGCTGACATCAAAGATGTTACTGATCGTTTAGTAGCACATTTATTAGGTGTTAAAATCCCTGACCTTTCAACAATTGATGAAGAAGTGGTTGTTGTGGCTTATGACTTAACGCCAAGTGATACTGCACAATTGAACCGCCAATTTGTTAAAGGTTTTGCGACTGATATCGGTGGACGTACGTCACATTCAGCGATTATGTCTCGTTCATTGGAAATTGCAGCGGTTGTAGGGACTGGTAATGTTTCTAAAGAAATTAATGACGGTGACACTGTCATTGTTGATGGTTTAAACGGTGATGTTATTGTAAATCCTGACGACGCAACAATCGCAGAATACGAAAAAATTGCTGCTGACTTCTTAGCTCGAAAAGCTGAGTGGGAAAAACTTAAAGACGCTGAGACTTTAACTAAAGACGGCAAGAAATTCGAAATCGCTGCCAACATCGGTACGCCAAAAGATTTAGAAGGTGTACATTCAAACGGTGCTGAAGCAATTGGTTTATACCGTACTGAATTCTTATACATGGATTCAGACGAAATGCCAACTGAAGATGAGCAATTCGAATCTTACAAAGTTGTTTTAGAAGGTATGAATGGTCATCCAGTCGTTGTTCGTACAATGGACATCGGTGGGGACAAACACTTACCTTACTTACAATTACCAGAAGAAATGAACCCATTCTTAGGTTATCGTGCAATCCGTATCGGATTAAACCAACCTGAATTATTACGTGTACAATTACGTGCTTTATTACGTGCGTCTGTATACGGTTCATTACGCATCATGTTCCCGATGATTTCTAATTTACCTGAATTCCGCGCTGCGAAAGCAATTTACGAGGAAGAAAAAGCTAAATTAGAATCAGAAGGTGTTGAAGTTGCGGATGACATCCAAGTGGGTATCATGATCGAAATCCCAGCAGCCGCTGTGATTGCTGATCAATTCGCTAAAGAAGTTGACTTCTTCTCTATCGGTACTAACGACTTAATCCAATATACAATGGCGGCTGACCGTATGAACGAACACGTTTCATACCTGTACCAACCATTTAACCCATCTGTATTACGATTAATTAAAAACGTTATCGATGCTAGTCATAAAGAAGGTAAATGGACTGGTATGTGTGGTGAAGTGGCCGGTGAACCAATGGCTGCCCCATTATTAGTAGGTATGGGCTTAGATGAATTCTCTATGTCTGCATCTTCTGTACTGAAAATCAGATCATTAATTTCTAAATTAGATTCAAACGAAATGGCTGAATTAGCCAACAAAGTGGTTACGGAAGCAACTTCTTCAGACGAAGCAGAAGCTTTAATTAAAGCAGCAGTTCCTGAATTAGCTGACTTATAA
- a CDS encoding ATP-dependent Clp protease ATP-binding subunit encodes MLCQNCGERDAVIHVYANVNGRREAVNLCQTCYSQLSQGKQTNNLNNNNSNGNNPFGGYSFDDLLRQMQQQGFSTNSQNKAQAGQGGNNDDSILGNYGTNLTDQAKAGLIDPIIGRDDEIIRVIEILNRRTKNNPVLIGEPGVGKTAVVEGLAQKIVEHAVPEKLRNKEVIQLDVASLVQGTGIRGQFEEKMQQLMNEVRENKNIILFIDEIHEIVGAGSTEGGSLDAGNILKPALARGELQLVGATTLNEFRKIEKDGALARRLQQVMVAEPSVEETLEIIKGIQEKYEAFHNVKYSDEAIEATVRLSDRYITDRQLPDKAIDLLDESGSKMNLTIPFLDRESLKNQIDELTKLKEMATEAEDYEKAAYYRDQLNKYQGMYDSNQNVTEKTPTVTASDIQAIIETKTGIPVSDLQESEQNQLINLDENLKQHVIGQDDAVEHIAKAIRRNRVGLSRQDRPIGSFMFVGPTGVGKTELARQLAIQLFGRHEALVRFDMSEYMEKHAVSKLIGSPPGYVGYDEAGQLTEQVRRQPYSIILLDEIEKAHPDVLNIFLQIMEDGRLTDAQGRTVSFKDTLIIMTSNAGSDGVEASVGFGASKQGKQQSVMNKIGDYFKPEFLNRFDAIIEFQPLTKTELIVIVDLLLDNMNNLLANQDIHVNVDDKVKERLVELGYDPKLGARPLRRVIQSQIEDQVADTYLKNSDIHEINFTTNTDDEIVVSVSENENSSNLESDESTTK; translated from the coding sequence ATGTTATGTCAAAACTGTGGCGAACGCGACGCCGTCATTCATGTATACGCAAATGTGAATGGCCGACGTGAAGCAGTGAACCTCTGCCAAACATGCTACTCACAGCTATCTCAAGGTAAACAAACCAACAATTTAAATAACAACAACAGTAACGGTAACAACCCCTTTGGTGGCTATAGCTTTGATGACTTATTACGTCAAATGCAACAACAAGGCTTTTCTACTAATTCGCAAAATAAAGCTCAAGCTGGCCAAGGTGGCAACAATGACGATTCTATCTTAGGCAATTACGGGACCAACTTGACTGACCAAGCTAAAGCTGGTTTAATCGACCCAATTATCGGTCGTGACGATGAAATTATCCGAGTGATTGAAATCCTGAACCGTCGGACAAAAAACAATCCTGTTCTAATTGGTGAACCAGGTGTTGGTAAAACAGCGGTTGTCGAAGGACTCGCTCAAAAAATTGTTGAGCACGCTGTACCGGAAAAATTGCGCAACAAAGAAGTCATCCAATTAGATGTTGCTTCGCTTGTTCAAGGGACTGGTATCCGCGGTCAATTCGAAGAAAAAATGCAACAATTAATGAATGAAGTCCGTGAAAATAAAAATATCATTCTATTTATAGATGAAATTCATGAAATTGTCGGCGCTGGTTCAACCGAAGGCGGCTCACTAGATGCTGGTAATATTCTAAAACCAGCCCTAGCCCGTGGAGAACTCCAATTAGTGGGTGCTACTACTTTAAATGAATTTAGAAAAATCGAAAAAGATGGCGCCCTAGCCCGTCGTCTACAACAAGTCATGGTAGCTGAACCTTCTGTAGAGGAAACCCTTGAAATTATTAAAGGTATTCAAGAAAAATACGAAGCTTTCCATAACGTGAAATATAGTGATGAAGCGATTGAAGCAACTGTCCGTTTATCTGACCGGTATATAACTGACCGCCAATTACCAGATAAAGCCATCGATTTATTAGATGAATCTGGTTCTAAAATGAACTTAACTATTCCATTCTTAGACCGTGAATCCTTGAAAAATCAAATTGATGAATTAACCAAACTAAAAGAAATGGCCACAGAGGCAGAAGATTACGAGAAAGCAGCCTACTACCGTGACCAATTAAATAAATACCAAGGCATGTATGATAGCAACCAAAATGTGACTGAAAAGACCCCAACGGTTACTGCTAGCGACATCCAAGCGATTATCGAAACCAAAACCGGTATTCCTGTTTCAGACTTGCAAGAATCTGAGCAAAACCAATTAATCAACCTAGACGAAAACTTGAAACAACACGTCATTGGTCAAGACGATGCTGTAGAACACATTGCTAAAGCCATCCGCCGTAATCGCGTTGGTTTGAGCCGTCAAGACCGTCCGATCGGATCTTTCATGTTCGTCGGGCCAACCGGTGTTGGTAAGACTGAATTAGCTCGTCAACTAGCTATTCAATTATTTGGTAGACACGAAGCTTTAGTTCGTTTTGATATGTCTGAATATATGGAAAAACATGCTGTATCTAAATTGATCGGTTCACCTCCAGGATATGTAGGTTATGACGAAGCTGGCCAATTAACTGAACAAGTACGTCGTCAGCCATATTCAATCATCTTATTAGATGAAATTGAAAAAGCCCATCCAGATGTCTTAAATATCTTCCTACAAATCATGGAAGACGGTCGTTTAACAGACGCCCAAGGACGGACTGTATCCTTTAAAGATACCCTAATCATCATGACATCAAATGCCGGTTCAGATGGCGTTGAAGCTAGTGTTGGTTTCGGGGCAAGCAAACAAGGTAAACAACAAAGTGTCATGAACAAGATTGGTGACTACTTTAAACCTGAATTCTTGAACCGTTTCGATGCCATCATCGAATTCCAACCGCTAACTAAAACAGAATTGATTGTGATTGTTGACCTACTATTAGACAACATGAACAACTTATTAGCCAACCAAGATATCCATGTAAATGTTGATGACAAGGTCAAAGAACGGTTAGTTGAACTTGGCTATGATCCAAAACTTGGTGCCCGCCCATTAAGACGTGTCATCCAAAGTCAAATCGAAGACCAAGTCGCAGATACCTACCTAAAAAACAGTGATATTCACGAAATTAATTTCACAACAAATACTGACGACGAAATTGTAGTAAGTGTAAGTGAAAATGAAAATTCATCAAACTTAGAATCAGATGAAAGTACAACTAAATAA
- a CDS encoding redoxin family protein — protein MQIKRGDQIIHLAGQPLQKGDQLPLVDLYNRDKEVVQLGNYIKELTVISIVPDINTKTCDIQTNRFAALAKEKNYPILTISFNDPADITNWCQANNVDMTYLSDQAGHFAKASGLEMVENGKLARTVLLVDDANQIQYIEIVADMRDEPNYDAVLAAADQLI, from the coding sequence ATGCAAATCAAAAGAGGCGACCAGATCATTCATTTAGCGGGCCAACCCTTACAAAAAGGCGACCAATTACCCTTAGTCGACCTATACAACCGCGATAAAGAAGTGGTTCAATTGGGCAACTATATCAAAGAGTTAACCGTCATTTCCATTGTCCCAGATATCAATACTAAGACTTGTGACATTCAAACCAACCGTTTCGCAGCGCTAGCTAAAGAAAAGAATTATCCGATTTTGACCATTTCTTTTAACGACCCTGCAGATATCACTAACTGGTGCCAGGCCAACAATGTCGACATGACTTACCTTTCTGACCAGGCGGGCCATTTTGCCAAAGCCTCAGGACTTGAAATGGTTGAGAATGGTAAACTGGCACGGACCGTCCTATTGGTAGATGACGCCAATCAAATCCAATACATCGAAATCGTTGCGGACATGCGAGACGAACCCAATTATGACGCCGTACTTGCTGCCGCTGACCAGCTGATTTAA
- a CDS encoding phosphocarrier protein HPr, translating into MKKQEFNITAETGIHARPATLLVQSASKFNSDINLEYKGKSVNLKSIMGVMSLGVGQGSDVVITAEGDDEEEAIQTIADTMKNEGLSE; encoded by the coding sequence ATGAAAAAACAAGAATTTAACATTACAGCTGAAACTGGTATCCACGCACGTCCTGCAACTTTATTGGTGCAATCTGCAAGCAAGTTTAACTCAGATATTAACTTAGAATACAAAGGTAAATCTGTAAACTTGAAATCTATCATGGGCGTAATGTCTTTAGGTGTAGGTCAAGGTTCTGACGTTGTAATCACTGCTGAAGGTGATGACGAAGAAGAAGCAATCCAAACAATTGCTGACACTATGAAAAATGAAGGGTTATCAGAATAA
- the yghU gene encoding glutathione-dependent disulfide-bond oxidoreductase: MSEYIVPNVWTWENEAEEIKNLGGNRPTAGSRFEQTLPVGEADLQLYSLGTPNGIKITILLEELKDLGVSNTEYDLFLIHIGNGDQFGSDFVEINPNSKIPALVDQSQEPALNVFESGSILLYLAEKFGHLIPTDIHGRTETLNWLFWQIGAGPYVGGGFGHFFSYAPEKLKYPIDRFTMETKRQLDLLDQTLANRDFIAGDEYTIADIAIWSWYGRLVLGELYEGSKEFLDAESYKNVVEWANRINERPAVKRGLAAEYKPLDQA; this comes from the coding sequence ATGAGCGAGTATATTGTACCAAATGTATGGACATGGGAAAATGAAGCTGAAGAAATCAAGAATCTAGGTGGTAACCGTCCAACTGCAGGTAGCCGTTTTGAACAAACACTGCCTGTTGGAGAGGCTGATTTACAGTTGTATTCTTTGGGTACACCAAACGGGATTAAAATTACTATTCTACTAGAAGAATTAAAAGACTTGGGCGTGTCAAATACTGAATATGACCTATTCTTAATTCATATTGGAAACGGGGATCAATTTGGTTCAGATTTTGTTGAAATCAATCCAAACTCTAAAATTCCAGCTTTAGTAGACCAAAGTCAAGAACCTGCCTTGAACGTTTTTGAATCAGGTTCAATTCTACTTTATTTAGCTGAAAAATTTGGTCATTTAATCCCTACAGATATCCACGGGCGTACAGAAACCTTGAACTGGTTATTCTGGCAAATCGGTGCTGGTCCTTATGTTGGTGGTGGTTTTGGTCACTTTTTTAGCTACGCACCTGAAAAATTAAAATACCCAATTGACCGTTTTACAATGGAAACCAAACGTCAATTAGACTTACTAGATCAAACATTGGCTAACCGTGACTTTATCGCTGGCGATGAATATACCATCGCGGATATCGCTATCTGGTCATGGTATGGCCGTTTAGTCCTTGGTGAATTATATGAAGGATCTAAAGAATTCTTGGATGCTGAATCATACAAAAACGTGGTTGAATGGGCCAATAGAATCAATGAACGCCCAGCAGTTAAACGTGGTTTGGCAGCAGAATACAAACCATTAGACCAAGCGTAA
- a CDS encoding YeiH family protein → MIEKGKNLIPGLSLSALVAVIAIALSSLLPGDIIGATVMALLVGMALNPFFMKHQQLYSGVTFSSKKILRLGIILMGVNLNFAEVWDVGKYALFLMTFTMLTAFGVGNLIGKFFGVNWKLTNLLAVSTAICGGSAVAAVGPVIKAKHEDITYAISATFIFDIITVIIFPWIGIALGMSDTGYGHWIGTAVNDTSSVVAAGYAFSQLGGNVAVIVKLTRTLFIIPYVLVFSVINERLENKAQGTNHHTPVDLRKIFPYFIILFLVVVALRSTGIIPDAIAPSISSASKFSMIMALSAIGLTTSFKDIQKIGPKPMILGFIVDSLVVVVAIVVLFLTNHF, encoded by the coding sequence ATGATAGAAAAAGGAAAAAATCTAATACCAGGCTTATCACTTAGTGCCTTAGTTGCAGTGATAGCCATAGCGCTGAGTAGCTTATTACCAGGTGATATCATTGGTGCGACTGTGATGGCTCTGCTAGTTGGGATGGCATTAAATCCTTTCTTCATGAAACATCAACAGCTATATTCAGGGGTTACTTTTTCATCAAAGAAAATCTTACGATTAGGAATTATTTTGATGGGCGTGAATCTGAACTTTGCTGAAGTGTGGGATGTTGGAAAATATGCACTGTTTTTAATGACATTTACAATGTTGACAGCCTTTGGTGTTGGTAACTTGATTGGTAAGTTTTTTGGGGTAAATTGGAAGCTAACAAATTTATTAGCAGTGAGTACTGCGATTTGTGGAGGATCAGCTGTGGCAGCGGTTGGACCCGTTATAAAAGCGAAACATGAAGATATTACTTATGCAATTTCTGCGACCTTTATCTTTGATATTATTACTGTAATTATTTTTCCATGGATAGGGATTGCGCTGGGGATGTCTGATACAGGATATGGTCATTGGATTGGTACTGCGGTGAATGACACGTCTTCGGTGGTAGCTGCTGGTTATGCTTTCTCACAACTTGGTGGGAACGTAGCGGTTATTGTAAAACTCACACGTACGTTATTCATCATCCCATATGTGCTTGTTTTCTCTGTTATTAATGAACGACTAGAAAATAAGGCGCAGGGAACAAACCACCACACACCTGTTGATTTACGAAAAATATTTCCCTATTTCATCATTTTATTTTTAGTCGTTGTGGCTTTGAGAAGTACTGGTATTATACCAGATGCTATTGCACCATCTATTTCAAGTGCTTCAAAATTTAGCATGATCATGGCCTTATCTGCAATTGGATTAACGACCAGCTTTAAAGATATTCAAAAAATTGGTCCTAAACCAATGATTCTAGGCTTTATAGTCGATTCACTTGTAGTCGTTGTTGCCATTGTTGTTCTATTCCTAACAAACCATTTCTAA